One segment of Babesia bigemina genome assembly Bbig001, chromosome : II DNA contains the following:
- a CDS encoding ATP-dependent metalloprotease FtsH family protein, putative, whose protein sequence is MLGSTANLACRSVRAAVAARQPAGPFSLVFVERFTTHRMYRLRRAVADDLASGRLDEHTLREANRVDPRITVNAVEARHSNGFPNDEGVLREYLKALTLTNAIDSRSLKDLVRALPSRSTPAADADSPPDPRVLEQLRHVFDRNEMYLKSDAKHPVHVVVTPAASSVFTRALKALVSVGSIAFCFGTLYILTSQNIQRGLKHSFKVVDPDDLDTTFADVKGCDEVKAELDEVVAYLQNPERFDRLGARLPKGVLLAGPPGTGKTLMARAIAGEAGVPFIQASGSEFEEMFVGVGARRIRELFKLAKSVAPCIVFIDELDAVGSRRSATDHNSVRMTLNQLLVELDGFDKREGIVVLCATNFPESLDPALVRPGRLDKTIHIPLPDYKGRYDILKLYSKKISVAPDVDLSTIAKRTVGMTGADIFNILNMAALRCSLQGLAAVTSSAIEEAFDRVVVGLKGKPLTNEREKKATAYHEGGHTLVSLHTPEATQVHKATIAPRGRTLGVTWKIPEEKSDTRMSELRAEIAVLMGGMAAEEVIYGKDNVSTGCQSDLQKATEIARTMVLNFGVGLENVSGPMFLDAKGYSDLSEEHRKRVDAAVQQVLDGGYQHACRVIRGNLVQLHNLSDALVQYETLNADEIHHAVQGEMREIDDARQAQQVELRAQVKRYSQTQGGKDLIPEPQHSYRT, encoded by the exons ATGTTGGGCAGCACGGCAAATCTCGCCTGTCGCTCAGTCCGCGCGGCGGTCGCTGCGCGGCAGCCGGCCGGGCCTTTCTCCCTGGTCTTCGTGGAGCGGTTTACAACTCACCGCATGTACCGCCTGCGCCGGGCCGTCGCGGATGACCTGGCCAGCGGCCGCCTCGACGAGCATACGCTGCGCGAGGCTAATCGCGTAGACCCGCGGATCACGGTGAACGCCGTGGAGGCGAGACATTCGAATGGATTCCCTAATGACGAGGGCGTTCTGCGCGAGTATCTAAAGGCGCTGACGCTGACTAACGCCATAGACTCAAGAAGTTTGAAGGATCTTGTTCGTGCACTGCCGTCGCGGAGCACACCGGCCGCAGACGCAGATTCTCCTCCTGACCCACGTGTGTTG GAGCAGTTGAGGCACGTTTTCGATCGCAATGAGATGTATCTTAAGTCCGATGCAAAGCACCCCGTTCACGTCGTGGTGACCCCTGCCGCCAGCAGCGTGTTCACGCGCGCTCTAAAAGCGCTTGTATCGGTCGGCTCTATCGCATTCTGCTTCGGCACACTCTACATACTCACAAGCCAGAATATCCAGCGCGGACTCAAGCACTCTTTCAAGGTGGTGGACCCAGATGACCTGGACACCACCTTCGCCGATGTCAAG GGGTGTGACGAGGTCAAAGCCGAATTGGACGAGGTCGTTGCTTACCTGCAGAACCCCGAGCGGTTCGACCGCCTGGGGGCGCGCCTACCCAAGGGCGTATTGCTGGCCGGCCCACCCGGCACCGGCAAGACACTTATGGCGCGGGCCATAGCGGGTGAGGCCGGCGTGCCATTCATCCAGGCCTCCGGTTCTGAGTTCGAGGAGATGTTTGTCGGCGTGGGCGCTCGTCGTATCCGCGAGCTTTTCAAGCTGGCCAAGTCCGTGGCTCCGTGCATCGTCTTCATCGACGAGCTTGATGCCGTGGGGTCACGGCGCTCGGCCACTGACCACAACAGCGTGCGCATGACTCTCAATCAACTGCTGGTTGAACTCGACGGTTTCGACAAGCGCGAGGGCATTGTTGTGCTATGCGCCACCAACTTCCCCGAGTCGCTGGATCCGGCGCTCGTTCGCCCTGGGCGCCTCGACAAGACGATTCACATCCCTCTGCCGGATTACAAGGGTCGCTACGATATATTGAAGCTCTACAGTAAGAAGATTTCGGTGGCCCCTGATGTGGACCTTTCCACCATCGCAAAACGCACCGTGGGCATGACTGGCGCCGACATCTTCAACATACTCAACATGGCAGCGCTTCGCTGCTCACTGCAGGGCCTCGCGGCAGTAACTTCGTCGGCAATTGAGGAAGCATTCGACCGTGTAGTGGTCGGCCTGAAGGGAAAGCCGCTTACCAATGAGCGGGAGAAGAAGGCTACTGCCTACCACGAGGGGGGCCACACCTTGGTGAGTCTCCACACCCCGGAGGCAACCCAGGTGCACAAGGCAACGATAGCGCCACGCGGCCGCACACTAGGCGTG ACGTGGAAGATCCCCGAGGAGAAGTCCGACACCCGCATGTCCGAGCTTCGTGCTGAGATCGCCGTTTTAATGGGTGGCATGGCGGCCGAGGAGGTTATATACGGCAAGGACAACGTTTCCACCGGGTGCCAGAGTGACCTGCAGAAGGCTACGGAGATCGCGCGTACTATG GTTCTGAACTTCGGTGTGGGTCTGGAGAACGTTAGCGGGCCCATGTTTTTGGACGCTAAGgggtactctgacctgagTGAGGAACACCGTAAACGCGTGGATGCTGCTGTTCAACAAGTGCTAGAC GGTGGCTATCAGCACGCTTGCCGTGTGATCCGCGGGAATCTGGTGCAGCTGCATAATTTATCTGATGCCCTGGTACAGTACGAGACCCTCAACGCTGACGAGATCCACCACGCCGTGCAGGGAGAGATGCGGGAGATCGATGATGCTAGGCAGGCACAACAAGTTGAACTCAGAGCACAGGTGAAACGTTATTCACAGACTCAGGGGGGCAAGGATCTTATACCTGAGCCCCAGCACTCTTACCGCACATAA